Proteins from a single region of Meriones unguiculatus strain TT.TT164.6M chromosome 21, Bangor_MerUng_6.1, whole genome shotgun sequence:
- the Steap4 gene encoding metalloreductase STEAP4 isoform X1, producing the protein MLAYEEPCSTPVMEKTCTDVFPLTTNSSGKQETVCIFGTGDFGKSLGLKMLQCGYSVVFGSRNPQGSSLLPRGAEVLPYSEAASKSDIIVLAMHREHYDFLTELVDSLNGKVLVDVSNNRKINQYPESNAEYLAQLVPGAHVVKAFNTISAWALQSGTLDASRQVFVCGNDGKAKHRVMDIARTLGLNPLDQGSLLAANEIENYPLQLFPMWRFPFYLSSVLCVFFFVYCAIREVIYPYVNGKMDTTFRLAISIPNRVFPITALTLLALVYLPGILAAILQLYRGTKYHRFPNWLDHWMLCRKQLGLVALGFAFLHVIYTLVIPIRYYVRWRLRNSTITQALANKDIPFSTSTAWLNDSYLALGILGFFLFLLLGITSLPSVSNAVNWREFRFVQSKLGYLTLVLCTAHTLVYGGKKFLSPAVLRWNLPSAYILALIVPCSVLVMKFILVMPCIDKTLTRIRQGWERNAKYSKSALNGKSDI; encoded by the exons ATGCTTGCATACGAAGAACCTTGCTCAACCCCAG tgATGGAGAAAACGTGTACAGATGTGTTTCCTCTGACTACAAATTCCTCAGGAAAGCAAGAGACTGTCTGCATTTTTGGAACAGGGGATTTTGGGAAATCATTGGGATTGAAAATGCTTCAGTGTGGTTACTCTGTTGTTTTTGGAAGTCGAAACCCCCAGGGGTCCAGCCTTCTGCCCAGGGGAGCAGAGGTCTTGCCATATTCCGAAGCAGCATCGAAGTCTGACATCATAGTCCTGGCTATGCACAGAGAGCACTATGACTTCCTCACTGAACTAGTTGATTCTCTCAATGGAAAAGTATTGGTAGATGTCAGTAACAACCGCAAAATCAATCAGTATCCAGAATCAAATGCTGAGTACCTTGCTCAGTTGGTGCCAGGAGCGCATGTGGTCAAAGCCTTTAACACCATCTCAGCCTGGGCTCTCCAGTCAGGAACGCTTGATGCCAGTCGCCAG GTGTTTGTCTGCGGAAATGATGGCAAAGCCAAGCACAGAGTGATGGACATTGCTCGTACTCTGGGACTTAATCCATTGGATCAAGGATCTCTTCTGGCAGCCAATGAAATAGAAAACTACCCTCTGCAGCTATTTCCAATGTGGAGGTTCCCTTTCTACTTGTCCTCTGTTCTGTGTGTCTTCTTCTTTGTGTACTGTGCTATACGAGAAGTGATTTACCCCTATGTGAACGGCAAAATGGATACTACATTTCGCCTGGCGATTTCCATCCCAAACCGTGTCTTTCCTATAACAGCACTTACCCTGCTTGCTTTGGTATACCTCCCTGGTATTCTTGCCGCCATTCTGCAGCTCTACCGAGGGACAAAGTACCACCGATTCCCAAACTGGCTTGACCACTGGATGCTTTGCAGAAagcagctgggcttggtggctctGGGATTTGCCTTCCTTCATGTCATCTACACACTCGTGATTCCTATTCGTTACTATGTACGATGGAGACTGAGAAACTCCACCATTACTCAG GCCTTGGCTaataaagacatcccatttagtaCCTCCACTGCATGGCTTAATGATTCCTATTTGGCACTGGGAATCCTGggattttttctgtttcttctcttgggGATCACTTCCTTGCCATCAGTAAGCAACGCCGTCAACTGGAGAGAGTTCCGGTTTGTCCAG tCCAAACTGGGTTATCTGACCCTGGTCTTGTGCACAGCCCACACTTTGGTGTATGGTGGAAAGAAATTCCTCAGCCCTGCGGTTCTGAGGTGGAACCTTCCTTCAGCCTATATTTTAGCGCTCATCGTCCCCTGCTCGGTGTTGGTGATGAAGTTCATCCTCGTCATGCCGTGCATAGACAAAACCCTCACGCGCATCCGCCAGGGCTGGGAAAGGAACGCCAAGTACTCAAAATCGGCCCTGAATGGAAAGTCAGATATTTGA
- the Steap4 gene encoding metalloreductase STEAP4 isoform X2 yields MEKTCTDVFPLTTNSSGKQETVCIFGTGDFGKSLGLKMLQCGYSVVFGSRNPQGSSLLPRGAEVLPYSEAASKSDIIVLAMHREHYDFLTELVDSLNGKVLVDVSNNRKINQYPESNAEYLAQLVPGAHVVKAFNTISAWALQSGTLDASRQVFVCGNDGKAKHRVMDIARTLGLNPLDQGSLLAANEIENYPLQLFPMWRFPFYLSSVLCVFFFVYCAIREVIYPYVNGKMDTTFRLAISIPNRVFPITALTLLALVYLPGILAAILQLYRGTKYHRFPNWLDHWMLCRKQLGLVALGFAFLHVIYTLVIPIRYYVRWRLRNSTITQALANKDIPFSTSTAWLNDSYLALGILGFFLFLLLGITSLPSVSNAVNWREFRFVQSKLGYLTLVLCTAHTLVYGGKKFLSPAVLRWNLPSAYILALIVPCSVLVMKFILVMPCIDKTLTRIRQGWERNAKYSKSALNGKSDI; encoded by the exons ATGGAGAAAACGTGTACAGATGTGTTTCCTCTGACTACAAATTCCTCAGGAAAGCAAGAGACTGTCTGCATTTTTGGAACAGGGGATTTTGGGAAATCATTGGGATTGAAAATGCTTCAGTGTGGTTACTCTGTTGTTTTTGGAAGTCGAAACCCCCAGGGGTCCAGCCTTCTGCCCAGGGGAGCAGAGGTCTTGCCATATTCCGAAGCAGCATCGAAGTCTGACATCATAGTCCTGGCTATGCACAGAGAGCACTATGACTTCCTCACTGAACTAGTTGATTCTCTCAATGGAAAAGTATTGGTAGATGTCAGTAACAACCGCAAAATCAATCAGTATCCAGAATCAAATGCTGAGTACCTTGCTCAGTTGGTGCCAGGAGCGCATGTGGTCAAAGCCTTTAACACCATCTCAGCCTGGGCTCTCCAGTCAGGAACGCTTGATGCCAGTCGCCAG GTGTTTGTCTGCGGAAATGATGGCAAAGCCAAGCACAGAGTGATGGACATTGCTCGTACTCTGGGACTTAATCCATTGGATCAAGGATCTCTTCTGGCAGCCAATGAAATAGAAAACTACCCTCTGCAGCTATTTCCAATGTGGAGGTTCCCTTTCTACTTGTCCTCTGTTCTGTGTGTCTTCTTCTTTGTGTACTGTGCTATACGAGAAGTGATTTACCCCTATGTGAACGGCAAAATGGATACTACATTTCGCCTGGCGATTTCCATCCCAAACCGTGTCTTTCCTATAACAGCACTTACCCTGCTTGCTTTGGTATACCTCCCTGGTATTCTTGCCGCCATTCTGCAGCTCTACCGAGGGACAAAGTACCACCGATTCCCAAACTGGCTTGACCACTGGATGCTTTGCAGAAagcagctgggcttggtggctctGGGATTTGCCTTCCTTCATGTCATCTACACACTCGTGATTCCTATTCGTTACTATGTACGATGGAGACTGAGAAACTCCACCATTACTCAG GCCTTGGCTaataaagacatcccatttagtaCCTCCACTGCATGGCTTAATGATTCCTATTTGGCACTGGGAATCCTGggattttttctgtttcttctcttgggGATCACTTCCTTGCCATCAGTAAGCAACGCCGTCAACTGGAGAGAGTTCCGGTTTGTCCAG tCCAAACTGGGTTATCTGACCCTGGTCTTGTGCACAGCCCACACTTTGGTGTATGGTGGAAAGAAATTCCTCAGCCCTGCGGTTCTGAGGTGGAACCTTCCTTCAGCCTATATTTTAGCGCTCATCGTCCCCTGCTCGGTGTTGGTGATGAAGTTCATCCTCGTCATGCCGTGCATAGACAAAACCCTCACGCGCATCCGCCAGGGCTGGGAAAGGAACGCCAAGTACTCAAAATCGGCCCTGAATGGAAAGTCAGATATTTGA